The Liolophura sinensis isolate JHLJ2023 chromosome 12, CUHK_Ljap_v2, whole genome shotgun sequence genome segment CTTCGACGACAACATTTTCTTGGCATTGTGTCAGTGCGTTTGCAGAGCTATTTTGGTCCTGCCTTGACATATCCAATGCGCTTGATGATCGACTCGTTTTTGTCAGGGAGCGCCTCAACTTCATCCACCAATCAGAATCGCCTCTTTCAAGGTACGCGTGTGTCTTCAGAAACAACGACAAATCTTCGTCTTCGATACTGGACGGAATGAGATCTTCTGTCGTGATAACAATGAGACtgttattgttttctctcaaaGTCCTTTCGTAAGCAATTCTCAACAAAAACAGGGGCCATTCGTTGGCCACAAAAGCTGTGGACAATACGAGAAGCACGTATCGACAACTAGACACCCCGTGAACCATATTGTCTTGAATCGGATCACCGGGAATGAAATGGAGATCGGACAGCCTGGTACTGAAACCGTCTGCCTCCAGTTTACACCTTAGGTCATAAAAAGACCATTGAAAATCGCTGGCGTCGTATGCGATGTAGACATCATATAGACAACTTTGTGAACTTTCCGAAACACTAAGTGACTGCAGACATATATCCCACCAAGGCGATGACTCTTCAATGTTGGAAGACCATTCTCTCGCACTTGTAAGATATTTCAACTTTTTGTCCCTTAACACATCCGACTGTCCAATACATTGGTAACGCCGTGTTTTGTAAAACCGACCGAGACGTGTATTAATACTCCGTAGATTAGTCTTGTTGGCGACGTCTGCAGTGAAAATAACCAGGAAGTGTTTCTTTGCGCGCGCTTTTGTCAAGCCTTTGTCCAATGCCAAACGACACACTTCCTCCGACAAGAATTTCTCCGTAACCACAGCTACCATTCTAAAGCTACATTTCACCATGTGGGATAAATTTTGAACACGGGATAAACCAGCAATGAAATCTCTACATGTCACTACTACCAAATTGGAGCGATCATCAGACTGAAAAATAGGAAGAAGTTGTTGCTGGCAGAATTCGTAATCCTCTTGAGCAACAGCTACAAGTATTTTGATCACTTCGTCTTTCTCGGGATTCGTTGACCTGTCGAATAGTCTGACCATGAAATACGAATAAACCAAGGCCCTTAACTCCAGCCTGAGGCAGTAACATACGAAACCTATGATGACTGCCATGACGAAACATGATGTTATCGACATGCAGACCTGGAAATACGTCATGTTTTTTCCTCTAACGCAAACAAAGTCAGCGTCGTTCACGCGAATCATAACAGAAATGGTTCTGTCTGATTTTATGCAAAGCACGTCGCTCACGTCCTTCACACGGTGTTCATTGATCAATAACCATGACTTCAACCACACACTGTGGCAATCACAGTGAAACCGGTTGTTgctgagagttatctcccttatccTGTCCAGTTTGGTGATTAATCGGGGGAGAGTTTGTAACGCGTTATGGTCTAAATACAAATGGCGTAACTTTGGCATGGCCCGTAATACTTCAGGGGGAAGTTCCTCTAGATTGTTATTAGACAAGTTCAAAGTTTCTATATGACTTAAATAGTCCCTAGGAGTCAGCACCGTTATGTTGTTGTCATTCAAGCGCAAAGTCAACGTTTCTTTGGGTATATCCTGCGGCAGAGTAACTTTTTGCGAATTCCCACAATCAACCAAGCGATGAGTACTTTGCGCGTACCTGTAGCAGCGACACCTAGCTGGGCACGTGACATTTACTGCTTGGCAGTACAGGTTGCTGGATTTTTGAGATAATAAAGATTGTTTGAAAAATTCCGCTGGACCAGAGCATTTCCACTCCGTGAAGAAGTATTCATCACCCAAAAACGTGTCTTGTGAAGGCGTAGTGTGAActgaaatgtaatttaaaaagtCCACCATTTTGCAATCACACCAAAGTGGATTTTCTGACAGGTCGAATTTGAAATATATGAGAAGCAGGCGGAATTTTCTTTCCATCTCCATCTCATCCCTGTCGCTGACATTACTTAAAATCGGAGCTGGAAT includes the following:
- the LOC135479035 gene encoding toll-like receptor 7, with translation MELKHLGGNEFVTSWIAFFMLTAFWITSGRSESLCFSLTRYNVSYKRPHSSYSGKSLKQEVVYIRVAQDNLSVACSFDLCDIIYPSKQPGTGAEHVNAKQSYKLTSIRVECPVAKLVKFEALNCSVGLMPLYEVSLNHCKIRTTDVHRLLGRLNASTVILNETEVEPPRSRGIHRVISRHLETFAVENINLKDRFNELFPSAGKYENVLMCRLSNVSLEQLPENFLQRFPHLQYLNLSRNSFTSPPNFPWDTESHTHMPLQLMKIRKSFLVGLPDDASPIVLVLDHNNITSLINFTFRGSLNVLSLVKNGLELIGTQTFINLTDLTYLNISDNNLRSIPQFCLGSECKLQTLDLRKNLLQHINVEIFRTLKELRILNIANNKLKRIEEDSFSSLRKLRTLHLENNEITFIHQDSLPTDSDYLHEIYLQNNPLIYLPEGVIFLTGITLVDLSGCNITFNSLLDTINAVNIHSFTFILNDAAATRTDDYDKTRENLLKRRQDYKRTINLSGNNISSIPAPILSNVSDRDEMEMERKFRLLLIYFKFDLSENPLWCDCKMVDFLNYISVHTTPSQDTFLGDEYFFTEWKCSGPAEFFKQSLLSQKSSNLYCQAVNVTCPARCRCYRYAQSTHRLVDCGNSQKVTLPQDIPKETLTLRLNDNNITVLTPRDYLSHIETLNLSNNNLEELPPEVLRAMPKLRHLYLDHNALQTLPRLITKLDRIREITLSNNRFHCDCHSVWLKSWLLINEHRVKDVSDVLCIKSDRTISVMIRVNDADFVCVRGKNMTYFQVCMSITSCFVMAVIIGFVCYCLRLELRALVYSYFMVRLFDRSTNPEKDEVIKILVAVAQEDYEFCQQQLLPIFQSDDRSNLVVVTCRDFIAGLSRVQNLSHMVKCSFRMVAVVTEKFLSEEVCRLALDKGLTKARAKKHFLVIFTADVANKTNLRSINTRLGRFYKTRRYQCIGQSDVLRDKKLKYLTSAREWSSNIEESSPWWDICLQSLSVSESSQSCLYDVYIAYDASDFQWSFYDLRCKLEADGFSTRLSDLHFIPGDPIQDNMVHGVSSCRYVLLVLSTAFVANEWPLFLLRIAYERTLRENNNSLIVITTEDLIPSSIEDEDLSLFLKTHAYLERGDSDWWMKLRRSLTKTSRSSSALDMSRQDQNSSANALTQCQENVVVEETNQLFSTKLNKLSDSVCMQELDQIKENVSVDGCLT